A region of Natronogracilivirga saccharolytica DNA encodes the following proteins:
- a CDS encoding YtxH domain-containing protein, producing MKISQMLIGGLIIGVAGAVTGLLYAPGKGVKTRNKIARKGRLYRDYLMDNLYDLADSVSHPFEDAEEQTIRLSTKAIKKAKKFKADALQKVNNLNH from the coding sequence ATGAAAATTTCACAAATGTTAATTGGCGGTTTAATTATTGGAGTCGCCGGAGCTGTCACAGGCCTGTTGTATGCACCCGGCAAAGGTGTTAAAACAAGAAACAAAATTGCAAGGAAAGGGAGGCTGTACAGAGACTATCTGATGGATAATCTTTACGATTTAGCCGATTCCGTCTCCCACCCGTTTGAAGACGCAGAAGAACAAACCATACGCCTAAGCACTAAAGCCATTAAAAAGGCGAAAAAGTTTAAGGCGGATGCGCTCCAAAAAGTGAAC
- a CDS encoding lmo0937 family membrane protein, with amino-acid sequence MGSLLYIVAVVLVIAWLVGFVGYSTGGIIHILLVIAVIAVLLQVIQGRRVV; translated from the coding sequence ATGGGAAGTCTATTATACATTGTTGCCGTAGTTCTGGTCATAGCCTGGTTAGTAGGGTTTGTAGGTTACAGCACCGGTGGCATAATCCATATTCTGCTGGTTATTGCCGTAATTGCTGTATTACTTCAGGTAATTCAGGGCAGACGTGTAGTTTAG